One Streptomyces umbrinus genomic window, CCGTGGCCGAGCAGGTAGTCGAACTGCATCGCCCCCAGCGCGAGCCATCGCTCACGGCTGCGGCTGCCGACCGCCGCGTCCGGGTCGGCCCGGGTGTCGGAGCGCATCACGGCACGGTAGTAGGAGATGTGGTCGGTGTGACGGTGGCGCAGCCACAGGTCCCGGGCGGCGCGGGTCAGATGGCGGGGTACCCGGTCCGGGTGGCGCAGGGCGTAGCCGATGCGGTGGCCGAGGGCGGCGCGGTTGGCGGTGAGGTTCTTCGGGGACATGTGCTCGCTCCCTTTCCGAGGGGTACAGGGTGTGGTTTCAGCCTCGGTGCGGGAGCGGCGCGGTCGGCTCGGTCAACAGGCTGCGGTCCTGCGAAGGTTCGGGGGACGGCCGCGTCAGCCGATCGGTTGATGCGGTGCCGCGTCCGAGGCGTTAGACACGGAGGATGAGGATGAGACACAGTGATCCGGATGAGCGCTGGCTGGGCGCGGTCGTGCACGCCGCGTTCTTCCTGCTGCTCGGCTCCTCGTTCGTCCGCTTCCTGACCCGCGACGCCGGCGGGGCGCGCACCGGGTGGGTGGTGGCGCTGTTCGCGGTCTTCTGTCTGCTGTACGTCCTCGGTCGCTTCCTGGCTCCAGCGTCGCCCTCCGGCTCGCCGCCGACCAGGCGTCATCTGGTCTGGCTGGGCTCGGTGTCCACGGTCTGGGTCGTGCTCCTGGCCCTCGCGCCGAGCGCCACGTGGTGCGCGATGCCGCTGCTGTTCGCGGGGCTGCACGCGCTGCCGCCGCGGATCGCGGTGCCGGTGGCGGCCGTGCTCACCGCGCTGGTCGTGGCCTCCCAAGTACGCGTTGCCGAGGGCGCATTGAACCCCAACATGGTGATCGCCCCGCCCGCTGTCGCCGCGGTCGCCACCGCCGTGATGGTGCATCTGCAGCGTCAGGGGGCCCGGCAGCGCCTCCTGATCGAGGACCTGGTCCACACGCGTCACAACCTTGTTGTCACCGAACGGCGGGCAGGTGTCCTGGCGGAGCGCCAGCGGCTGGCCGCGGAGATCCACGACACGGTCGCGCAGGGCCTGTCGAGTCAGCGGATGCTGCTCCAGGCCGCCGGGCGCGTCTGGCTGACCGACCCGGACGCGGCCCGCGAGCACGTACACAGGGCTGCGGAGATCACCTCCCGCAGCCTCGCGGAGGCCCGTCGGTTCGTGCACGACCTGGCACCGGCCGACCTCGCCGACGACACCCTGCCGGGCGCGCTCGCCGTACTCGCCGACCGGGAGAGCGGTCCTGGGCTGACCGTGGAGTTCCGGCTCGACGGAGAACCTGGCCGGCTGCCGGAACGGATCGAGGCGGCGCTGTTGCGGATCGCCCAGGGGGCGCTGGCCAACGTACGCGAACACGCGGCGGCGACCCGGGCCGCGCTGACCCTGACCTGCCTGGACGACCAGATCTCGCTGGATGTCGCCGACAACGGGCGCGGATTCGAGGCGGACCACTCGCGCGCCTTGTCCGGCTCGGCCCCGGACAGCACGCGCGGGCACGGGCTGCCCGCGATGTGCATCCGGGCCGCACAGGCGGGCGGCACACTCACCGTGGAGTCCACGCCGGGCGAGGGCACCGTCGTGTCGGCGGCGATCCCCCTGGCACCCCTGGTCTCCGTGCCCCTGTCCCCCTCGACCTCCCCCAAGGAGCCCGTCCTGTGACACCACCCGTCCGGCTGTTGTTGTGCGACGACCACGCCGTGGTACGTGCGGGGCTGCACGCTCTCCTGTCCAGCGCCGATGGCATCGAAGTGGTCGGCGAGGCGGCCACCGGCGAGGAGGCACTCGCGATGGCTGCCCGGCTGAGTCCGGACGTTGTGCTGATGGACCTCCAGCTCGACGGCGGGATGGACGGCGTGACCGCCACCCGG contains:
- a CDS encoding sensor histidine kinase, with the protein product MRHSDPDERWLGAVVHAAFFLLLGSSFVRFLTRDAGGARTGWVVALFAVFCLLYVLGRFLAPASPSGSPPTRRHLVWLGSVSTVWVVLLALAPSATWCAMPLLFAGLHALPPRIAVPVAAVLTALVVASQVRVAEGALNPNMVIAPPAVAAVATAVMVHLQRQGARQRLLIEDLVHTRHNLVVTERRAGVLAERQRLAAEIHDTVAQGLSSQRMLLQAAGRVWLTDPDAAREHVHRAAEITSRSLAEARRFVHDLAPADLADDTLPGALAVLADRESGPGLTVEFRLDGEPGRLPERIEAALLRIAQGALANVREHAAATRAALTLTCLDDQISLDVADNGRGFEADHSRALSGSAPDSTRGHGLPAMCIRAAQAGGTLTVESTPGEGTVVSAAIPLAPLVSVPLSPSTSPKEPVL